A DNA window from Ahaetulla prasina isolate Xishuangbanna chromosome 7, ASM2864084v1, whole genome shotgun sequence contains the following coding sequences:
- the SINHCAF gene encoding SIN3-HDAC complex-associated factor produces MFGFHKPKMYRSLEGCCICRAKSSSSRFTDSKRYEKDFQNCFGLHEVRSGDICNACVLLVKRWKKLPAGSKKNWNHVVDARAGPSLKTTLKPKKMKPLPSNRMKSNQISKLQKELKRHNSDAHSTTSSASPAHSPCYSNQSDDGSDTEMASGSSRTPVFSFLDLTYWKRQKVCCGIIYKGRFGEVLIDTHLFKPCCRNKQPAAEKSPLPVPPSSTVTNQEEW; encoded by the exons ATGTTCGGCTTTCACAAACCGAAGATGTATCGCAGTTTGGAAGGTTGCTGTATTTGCAGAGCCAAGTCTTCAAGCTCCCGTTTCACGGACAGCAAGCGATATGAAAAGGACTTCCAGAACTGTTTTGG TCTGCATGAAGTTCGCTCAGGAGATATCTGCAATGCTTGCGTGCTTCTGGTGAAAAGGTGGAAAAAGCTGCCAGCAGGATCAAAAAAGAATTGGAATCAT GTGGTGGATGCAAGGGCTGGACCGAGCCTTAAAACAACACTGAAGCCAAAGAAGATGAAACCTCTACCTAGTAACAGGATGAAGAGCAATCAAATAAGCAAACTTCAGAAAGAGTTAAAGCGACACA ACTCTGATGCTCACAGCACTACCTCAAGTGCCTCTCCAGCCCACTCGCCTTGCTATAGTAACCAGTCTGACGATGGTTCAGACACTGAGATGGCATCGGGTTCAAGCCGTACCCCTGTCTTCTCCTTCTTGGATCTTACGTACTGGAAAAG GCAAAAGGTTTGCTGTGGAATTATTTACAAAGGCCGCTTTGGAGAAGTCCTTATAGACACCCATCTCTTCAAGCCCTGCTGTCGTAATAAGCAGCCTGCAGCCGAGAAGTCTCCACTGCCGGTTCCTCCATCCTCCACCGTCACCAATCAAGAAGAGTGGTGA